In Gordonia sp. SL306, the genomic window CGCTGTTCACCTGGGGCTTGGCCATGCTCGTGATCTTTCGCTCGTACGTGGCCTTCGACGCGCACAACCGCGCCGCGGACCGTGCGGGCAGCGCCGGCACGGCCGTCGTCCAAGGGGCTGAGCGGGCATGAGCGCCACGACGAACACGGTCTACACCGACTTCTCGGGCTGGATCGATCCGCCCGCCGACGTACGTCCTCCGCTGAGGGAGAACCTGACCTGCTCCGTCGCGGTGATCGGCGGTGGGCTCGCCGGGATGGCGACGGCGCTGCGGCTCGCGGAGCACGGCGTGGACACGATCTTGCTCGAAGCAGCGTTCTGTGGGCACGGTGCCGGCTCACGCAACGCTGGGCAGCTGGCCAGCGCGCCGGGCGGCGACATTCAACTCCTGGATATGCTGTACCGCAAGCAGATGCCGGCGATCGTCCGCCTCACCGAGAACGCGGCGGCGCACGTGGAGGGCCTCATCGCAACACGGGGGATCGACTGCGACTACGAGGCCACCGGCAACGTCTTCGCAGCGGTGTCCCGCGGCCAGCTGGGCCGGACGCGGCGGATCGCGAAGATCCTCCGCACGGCCGGCGCCGAGGTCGAGGAAGGGAACGCCCGCGAACTGGGAATCCCCCACGGATTCCTCGGCGGAATGCGGGAGGTCCACGGCGGCATCATGAACCCGGGGAAATTCCTCCGCGGGTTGCGCACGGCGGTGCTCGGCTCGTCGGCCCGGGTCTTCGAGCAGTCCAAGGTGACCGACATCGTCCGGGACGGGTGCGACGTGGTCGTCGAGACCCCCGGTGGAGTCGTCTGGGCGGGCACCGTCGTCCTCGCCACGAACGCCTACGCGGGCGAGTGGGACATCACCCCGAAAAGGCTGTCCTCGCCGATGTGGGTGACCGAGGCCGAGACCGAGCCGATCGACCCGGAGCGGCTCGCCGCGCTCGGCTGGACGAGCCGAGCCGGGCTCGTCACGCAGCACAACATCATGGAGAACTACCGCCTCACCGCGCGCAACACCATCGTGTTCGGCGTGCGCAAGATCGAGCGCGCCGTCGAATATCCTCTCCCGGAACGCACCCCGGATCCGTCCGTCGTCGCCGAACTGACGGAGGCCTTCGCGCGGCGGTTCCCGACACTCGCGGACGTCGCCGTCGCCCGGGCATGGGGCGGCTGGATCGGCATCACGTCGAGCTGGTTGCCCGTGGCTGGAACGACCGGAGGCAACGTCTACTACTCACTCGCCTGCAATGGCCACGGCCTGGCGCAAGCGCCGTACATCGGCGCTCTCATCGCCGATCGGATCGCGACGGGAACGATGCCGGAGGACCTGCGCACTGTGTGGACCGAGCAGCCGCGATTCGGCCGCGCGGTCGGCCTGATCATGGGGCGCCTCGGCGTCCGAGCGGCCTGGGCCCTCGACCGGTTCAACGACGCGCTGAACGGGAGCAAGCGGATCGCACGGCGGCGCTACGCGCACGCGACGGCGGCCGACACCGAATCCCCTCGGGAGCTGGACGTACGGAGCGGAGAACACCGGTGAGCACGGACACTCCAGGCCTGTCGCCTTCCGCGCGGAAGGGCCTGTGGTGGCCGTGCTGTGCGACTGAGCGCCGACTCCACGGCCGGACTGGACATTCCGAAGTTCTTCGGCCCGACGCGGACCCCGATATCGATCCCGCGCTCGTTGACCCGCACGACCACACTTGGCTCTCCCACCCAGTGTCGGCTGGGTGGCCGATGGTGTGACGGCGTAGGGCTCTACACGTCAGGGATCTCGCGTGGACCTATGAGCGTCGTCGCGGCAGATAGTCTCTCCGGACCAATGCCCAACACGCCGAGGTCCGCATCGCTCGCCCACACCGTCGTCCGGTATTTGGCGAACCGGCGCCCGAACCCTCGGAGCGGTGATTCAGTGTTCAGCAGAGCCCGGTTCGTCGGCAAACGAGCCGGGCTCAGCTGTCTCCATCCCAGAGCCTGAACGTAATTTTTGTGGAGCCTAGGAGATTCGAACTCCTGACATCTGCCTTGCAAAGGCAGCGCTCTACCAACTGAGCTAAGGCCCCGGACCGGTCGGATCACGACCGAATTGGGTGCGAATCGGGTGTGCGGAACACCTCTCGCAGTGGGCCTAGGAGGACTTGAACCTCCGACCTCTTCGTTATCAGCGAAGCGCTCTAACCGCCTGAGCTATAGGCCCTTGAACCGAGGTGTGAGATTACCCGAACGAAGCCCGAACATACAAAACGGGTGGTCGGGGGGACGCTCCTATGGTGTGTCAAGCGTGTTGGTGCTCGAGTTGTCGGAAGATTTGTCGGGCTATGAAGCGTTTGAGGCAGCGGCGGATTTCGCGGGGCGTTTTGCCTTCAGTGGTGCGTCGTTCGGTGTAGGTCTTCGTCTGGTCGTCGTAGCGTTGTCGGGTCAATACGACGGTGTGGAGGGCTCGGTTGAGTTGGCGGTCGCCGTAGCGGTTGAGTCGATAGCGGGTGGTGACTTGACCGCTGGTGGCGGGGATTGGGGCCGCGCCGGCGAGCATGGCAAAGGCTGCCTCGGAATGAATGCGTCCGGGATGGGACCAGGCACATAGCACGACTGCGGCGACGATGGGGCCGACGCCGTGGATGTCGAGCACGTCGGGCCGCCAGCTGTTGACGATGGTTTTGATCGCCTTCTCATGCACGGCCGCTTCGGCTTTGAGATCACGGACCCGTCGCGCTAGGGTCTTCAATATTGTTGCGGTTGTGCGTGTTTCAGTGTCCCAGACGGTGTTGATGCGCCAGCCGGCAGCAATCGTGACCATCTGTGCGGTGTTGTGGCCGCGCAGTTTGTCGCGTAGCACCGTGGGTGCAGCGATGATCAGGCCGTGGATTTGGCGTTGGGCGGTGGTGTAGGCGTCGACCGCGGAGCGGCGTGCCGCGAGCAACACCGACAGTGCCTGTCGGTCGCCGTTGCCACGTGGGGTGCCGTTGAGAGTGCGTGACAACGCTTCTCGGCCGGCGCGGACCGCGTCGAGAGGATCGGATTTGGCGCCGTTACGGCGCTTCATTCGGGCGGGTCGGTCCAGCTCGATGACCAGTTCATCATCAAGCAGACGCGTCAGGCCGGCACCGTGGCTGCCGGTGCCCTCGATGGCCCACGCCCGCAAAGCGGGATGGGGCTCAGTGAAATCCAGAAGCTCCTGGTAGCCCTCCTCGGTAGTAGACACGGTGATCTCATCGATCACCGCACCGGTACCTGCGTGGATGATCGCCGCGCTGTGGGTACCAACGTGAGTATCAACACCGATGACAATCTCGACGACATCAGCCAAACTGGTCATGCGTTCTCCCTTGGACAGGACGGACGTGATGTTTCCGGTCCGGGAGGAATCACGGCAGGACTGTGATGAGACACGACGCGTTAGCGGCGTCGGTCAAGCTCCTGATCAGGCCAGTCATATTCCGACCGGGCCGGGATCGCGACAGACCATGCGGACAAGTCCCGTTAAAGGCACTCGGCCAGTCTCGATATGAGTCACGCACGATCTGTCGCTGACGTTCCCCACTGACGTGGAAACCGCCTGGAACCATTCTCACAGTCTCGATACGCGGCTCCTTCGTCACCGCTACTCGACCGACGAGGGGGACCGCGGCTCCTTCGTCGGTCGCTACTCGACCGACGAACGAGGCGTCACGGTCAATCCAGGTCGGCGAGTGTCACCTCTGCGCCGCCGATCATGTCGGCGCACAGGTTGTAGATGTAGGCACCGATGGTCGCCAGCGCGGTCAGCAGGATCGCGTTGATGGCGCCGAGCAGGACAGCCCAGCCGAACACCGAGCCCGCCCCGATGATGTCGCCTTCGCTGCTGGATCCGTCCGCGGTCACCAAGGTGCCGAACGAACTGTTGACCTGATCCCACACGCCCATGCCGTCGAGGATCAGATACAGCACCGCCACCGAGATCATCCAGATCAGGAAGCCGGCCACCGACAGCACTGCGGCGATCTTGAAGGTCGCCCAGGGGTCGATACGGCGGATTTGGACCGCCGCCCGCAGAGGCCTGCCACCGATCGACGTGGGAGCCGACCGCGCCGCGGTCTGCTGCGCTGCCGGCTGTGCGTTCACATGGTGAATGGCATCCAGATTCGGCAACTTCTCGCCGGGCAGATCGTTGCGCTCGATGTTCCTGGTCGGCGACTCGACGAACTTCTCCGTCGATTCGTCGGTGGCCGTGGCGGTGCTTCCCCGCGGACCGCTCGATTCGCCCCGGAAGTTCGAGGCGGCGGAATCGCCACGAGGATCATCCAGTTTGGTGATCGGCGCCTGCTGGCCGGCCATACTGGCGGCAGCAGTGGCACTGACGATGCCTCGCGGCGGCGGGCCAGGCTGATGTGCGGTGCCGTTCGGACCCTCGCCGTGCTGCGGCGAACCGTTGGGTCCGGTGGGCGCCTGAGCTGTACCGCTGCCGTTGGGACCACGCTGCCACGGCGGGACGAGACCTCCCGGACCACTCCCCTGCGGTCCAGTACCGGGCCCGTGCGAATTGGGCTCGCCTCCGGATCCGGGCGCCTGTGCACCCGGACCGGAAGCCGCGTGAGGACCGACATCCCCGTTTGTCGGCTTCTTGTCGTCCGGTGTGTTCGGTGAGCTCACTGGCAATTCCCTCATTCGGTGGTCGTATGACCCACACTAACTGCTACCGGTCTCCGAGCCCGGACGCTACTTGCCGGGACCCGCCGATGCTTCTGGATCCTCGTCCGGTTCGTCGGCATTGCGGGCGATCGCGAGCAAGGTTGTGCCCTCGCCGAGGTTCATCAGACGCACGCCCTTGGTCTGCCGACCAGCACGTCGGACCTGCTTGGCGCCGGTCCGGATGACGCCGCCACCCGAGGTGATCGCGTACAGCTCCGAATCGTCGTCGACGATCAGCGCACCGACGATCTCGCCGCGCCTGCGGTCGTGCTGGATGGTCAGCACACCCTTGCCGCCGCGTCCCTGGACGGGATAGTCGTCCATCGCGGTCCTCTTGGCGTAGCCGCCCGAGGTCGCGACGAGGAGGTAAGTGCCCTCTCGGACCACATTGAGCGACAGGAGCTCGTCGTCGCCGTTGAATCGCATGCCTTGCACACCGGAGGTCTGCCGACCCATCGGCCGCAGCGCCTCGTCATCGGCGTGGAAACGGATCGACTGCCCCTTCTGCGACACGAGCAGCAGATCGTCATCGGCACTGCACAACTGTGCGCCGACCAGTTCGTCCTCACCCCGTAGATTGATCGCGGCAATACCACCGGAACGGTTCGAGTCGAAGTCCTCGAGCTTCGACTTCTTCACCAGCCCGTTGCGCGTCGCGAGCACCAGATACGGCGCGTCCTGATAGGTCTTGAGCTGGATGACCTGCGCGATCCGCTCCTCCGGCTGGAAAGCCAGGAGGTTGGCGACGTGCTGACCACGAGCGGTGCGGTTGGCCTCGGGCAACTCGTACGCCTTGGCGCGGTACACACGGCCCTTGGTGGTGAAGAACAGGATCCAGTCGTGGGTCGAGCTGACGAAGAAGTGCTTGACGATGTCGTCCTGCTTGAGCCCGGCTCCCTGCACACCCTTGCCGCCGCGGCGCTGGCTGCGGTAGAGGTCGGTTCGCGTACGTTTCGCGTAGCCGGTCTCGGTGATCGTGACGACGACGTCTTCGCGGGCGATCAGATCCTCATCGGAGACGTCACCGTCGGCCGCGATGATCTTGGTCCGGCGGTCGTCCCCGTACTTCTCGACGACCTCGGTCAGCTCATCGCGGACGATGGCCCGCTGCCGCTCCGGCTTGGCCAAGATGTCCTGGTAATCGGCGATCTCTCGCTCGATCTCCGCGAGTTCGTCGACGATCTTCTGGCGCTCCAACGCCGACAGCCGACGCAGCTGCATCGCGAGGATCGCGTCTGCCTGGATCTCATCGATCTCCAGCAGATCCATCAACCCGGTGCGCGCAGACTCGGTGTTGGCCGACGCACGGATCAGCGCGATGACCTCGTCGAGCGCGTCGAGCGCCTTGACCAGACCACGCAAGATGTGGGCGCGTTCCTCGGCCTTGCGCAACAGGTACCGCGTCCGGCGCACGATCACGTCGATCTGATGTTCCACGTAGTACCGGATCATCTGATCGAGGCGCAGGGTGCGCGGCACACCGTCGACGATCGACAGCATGTTCACGCCGAAGCTGGTCTGCAGCTGACTGTGCTTGTACAGGTTGTTCAGGACCACCTTGGCGACGGCATCGCGGCGCAGGGTGACCACGATGCGCATACCCACGCGGTCCGAGGACTGATCCTCGATCCGGCTGATGCCCTTGAGTTTTCCTTCGTTGACCTGTTCGGCGATCGACTGGATCAGGTTGTCCGGGTTGACCTGATACGGCAGTTCGGTGACGACGAGGGTCGTGGTGCCCTTGTTCTCCTCGATGTCGACGACGCTGCGCATCCGGACGCTGCCACGGCCGGTGGTGTAGGCATCCTTGATTCCCTGTCCGCCGACGATGAGTGCCGCCGTGGGGAAATCCGGTCCCTTGACGCAATCCATGCAGGCCGCCAGCAGCGCCTCGTCATCCGCCTCCGGGTTGTCGAGGGCCCAGAAAACCGCGGCGGCAACCTCATTGAGGTTGTGCGGCGGGATGTTGGTGGCCATACCCACCGCGATGCCACCCGAACCGTTGATCAGCAGGTTCGGTATCCGCGACGGCAGGACGGTCGGCTCGTTGGTCTTACCGTCGTAGTTGGGCGTGAAATCGACTGTCTCCTTGTCGATGTCGCGCAGCATCTCCATCGCCAACGGGGTGAGGCGAGCCTCGGTGTAACGCATCGCGGCCGCGCCGTCGTTACCACGCGAACCGAAATTGCCCTGCCCGTCGATGAGGGGATAGCGCATCGACCACGGCTGGGCGAGACGCACCAGCGCGTCATAGATCGCGGTGTCACCGTGGGGGTGATAGTTACCCATCGTCTCGGCAACGGGTTTCGCCGATTTCACGTAACTGCGATCGGGCCGGAACCCGGCATCGAAGGATGCGTAGAGCAGTCTGCGGTGCACCGGCTTGAGGCCGTCGCGAACCTCCGGGAGCGCGCGGCCGACGATCACGCTCATCGCGTAGTCGATGTAGCTGTTCTGCATCTCCTGGCCGAGGTCGACCGGTTCGATCCGGTCCCCGGCCCCGTCGGCAGGTGGCAGCGTGGTGTCAGTCATGAAGTTTCCTTCTCACAAAGGGTTTCGAGGCTCACCGCGGGCGCGCCTCGCACCTCGACCGGCACAGCAGCCGGCGAAGCGTGGTCAGACATCCAGGAAGCGAACATCTTTGGCGTTACGGGCGATGAAGCTGCGGCGAGCGGCCACATCCTCTCCCATCAGGATCGAGAACAATTCGTCGGCGGCGGCCGCATCGTCGAGCGTCACCTGACGAAGCACCCGGACCGAGGGATCCATCGTGGTCTCCCACAACTCCTTGGCATTCATCTCGCCAAGGCCCTTGTAACGCTGGATGCCGTCGTCGACGTTGATCTTCCGGCCCGCAGCACGCCCGGCCTCGAGAAGTCCGTCGCGCTCGCGGTCGGAGTAGGCGAACTCCGGATCGCTCTTCTGCCACTTCAGTTTGTACAGCGGGGGCTGCGCGAGAAAGACGTGTCCGTGTTCGACGAGGGGCCGCATGAACCGGAACAGCAGAGTGAGCAGCAACGTCGAGATGTGCTGGCCGTCGACGTCGGCGTCGGCCATCAGCACGATCTTGTGATACCGCAGCTTGGCGAGATCGAACTCGTCATGGATGCCGGTACCGAACGCCGTGATGATCGACTGGACCTCGGTGTTCTTCAGCACCCGATCGATGCGTGCCTTCTCGACGTTGATGATCTTGCCGCGCAACGGCAGGATCGCCTGGTACATCGAGTCTCGGCCGGACTTGGCACTGCCACCGGCCGAGTCGCCCTCGACGATGTAGACCTCACACTTGCTGGGATCGTTGCTGCGGCAGTCGGCGAGCTTGCCGGGCAGCCCGCCGATATCGGTTGCGGTCTTGCGCCGCACCAACTCTCGTGCCTTTCGGGCCGCGAGACGTGCTTGCGCCGAGTCGACCGCCTTCTTGACGATGGTCTTCGCCTCGGCGGGATTGGCCTCGAACCAGTGGCCGAGATGCTCGTTGCAGGTCTTCTGCACAAAGCTCTTGACCTCGGTGTTGCCGAGCTTGGTCTTGGTCTGGCCCTCGAACTGCGGGTCGCCGACCTTCACCGAGATGACCGCCGCAAGACCTTCGCGGATGTCGTCGCCGGTCAGCTTGCCGTCCTTCTCCTTGAGGAGCTTCTTGTCGTAGGCGTACTTGTTGACCGTGCTGGTGAGCGCCGCGCGGAAACCTTCTTCGTGGGTGCCACCCTCATGGGTGTTGATCGTGTTCGCGAACGTGTGCACCGACTCCGAATAGCCGGCATTCCACTGCATCGCGATCTCGAGCTCGTGCCCGGTGCCCTTGGCGGTGAACCCGATCACCGAGGCGTGGATCGCGTTCTTGGTGCGATTCAGGTGCTTGATGTAGTCGATCAGGCCGTCGGCATAGTGATAGGTGCGGGTGCGGACCTTGGCCGCCTTCTGCGCCTTCTCTGCCTCCGACTTGATGCTCTCGGCCGAATCGTCGCCCTCGTCCATCTCGGCCTCGGCGACCGCAGCTTCGTCACTGAGACGATTGTCGGTGAGGGTGATGGTCAGGCCCTTGTTGAGGAAGGCCATCTCCTGGAGACGACGCGCGATCGTCTCCGCACTGAACGTGGTGGACTCGAAGATCTTGGCATCCGGCCAGAACCGGACGGTGGTACCGGTCTTGCGGGTGGCCTCGCCCTGGTTGAGGGGACCCGGCTTTGCATAGTCGTACGTCTGGTCCCAGTGGTATCCGCCGTAGTTGATCTCGAGTTCGACTTTTGTCGACAGCGCATTGACCACCGAGATGCCCACGCCGTGGAGACCACCGGAGACGGCGTACGCCTCGGAATCGAACTTGCCGCCTGCGTGGAGTTGGGTCATGACCACCTCGACGGTGGGTACGCCCGTCTTGTGCATGTCCACCGGAATGCCACGACCGTCGTCGACGACCTGGACGCCGCCGTCCTCGAGGAGGGTGACGTCCACGCGGCTCGCATGCCCGGCCATCGCCTCGTCGACCGAGTTGTCGACGACCTCCCAGATCAGGTGGTGCAGCCCTCGCTCGCCGGTCGACCCGATGTACATACCGGGTCGCTTCCGGACGGCTTCGAGACCTTCGAGGATGCTGATCGAATCGGCGCCGTACTCGCCCGACTTCTTCGGCTTGCGGCTCTTCTTCGCCGCAGCGCTGTCGGACTGATTGGTGTCGTTGGTGTCGGCCACGAGTTGCGTCCGCTCCTTCTGTCTCGGTGATACCCGCAGCAGTGGACACACGACAACCTGATCCGCGCCGGTGCGCGGACGAGATCGGTATACAGCCCGGGCCCGGAGACCGGCTGACGTCCACCCCTGTCGGGACAACTACTACATAGTACTGCCTGACCCGAACAGAAACGGGTATCCGGGGCCGCTACCGTCCGCGTAGATCGATTTTTTTCGGCCGATGCCGGTCCGATTGTGCCTCGGTGGCAAATCTACGGTCTGGGGGAAAGCTGACCTCGCTTTGCGGTTCGGAATCTGCTAGGCGTGGCGTGGCTGCCGGGTGCCCAGGTCTCAGCCGTAGGTGTCTCGGGGACCGCGACCGGAGATGTGCCGGGGACCCTTGCGCCACGACGGCGCCTTCGGCCCGGTGATCCGCAGACTGGTCACCATGCCGTCACCGACGGCGGCAGCGATCTTCGCCAGGATGGTCGACTGCATGTACCGCAGCTGGGTGGCCCAGGCCGTCGACTCCGCCTGGATGTGTAAGACGTTGTCGCCCAACGTAGTCGGCTGCGCATGTGCGGCGATGTCGGTGCCGACGATCTGCTCCCACATCCCGAACAGGGTGCCTTGCCCGATATGCGGCTGCCAGCCACGTTCCTTGGCGATATGGCCTGCGAGCCGTCCCAGCGGCTGCGGATCGCGGCCGTCTGGACCGGATCCGGACCATCGCCGTCGCCTGCCCGCGTTGCGTCGCGGACCCGTGATCGGTGAGGAACGTCCCTGGCCGACCGACTTACCGGCAGCCCGCGCGGCCGCCCGGGCTTCTTCGAGGGCCTGTCGCGCGAGTTCGTAACCCGACGAGGGCGCAGGTGAGGACGACCGTTCGGGTACCGCGGGATCGTCGCTCATGTGCCGCCCTCCCCGATGTCGTCGCCGCTCACGACCGAGCGTCGAGGACCATTCTCCTCCGTCACGCCGACATTGACGCGCCGACCCGCGATCGCCGACGGGATGTCGTCGGCAACGGCTGCGGTCACCAGCAGCTGTTCAGCGGATTCGGTGAATGCCACGAGTTGCGCACGACGCTGAGCATCGAGCTCGGCGAATACATCGTCGAGCATGATCACCGGTTCCACGCCGTCCGCCCGCACGAGTTCCACGGATCCGAGTCTCAATGCCAGCGCCAGCGACCACGACTCACCGTGACTCGCGAACCCCTTCGCCACGTCGTCGCCGAGCACGATGTCGATGTCGTCACGGTGCGGACCGACCAGACTGACCCCGCGGTCGATCTCCTTGCTGCGAAGTTCGCCGAGCCGGGCCAGCAGAATCGCACCGATCTCGTCGGCCGACACCGGCGCATCGTCGGGCGGGACCACGTCGGATCCGGCGGCGGCACGATAGGACAAGGTCGCCGGACGTGAATGCGGTGCAATCGCCGCATACGACTCGGTGACGTGGGGGGTCAGCGCGCGCAGCACCTCGATCCGCGCCGCGGTGACCTGACCGCCCAGATCGGCGAGCTGACCGTCCCACACGTCGAGAGTGCTGATCACCGAATCCGCGTCCGAACCACCACGCCGGAGCGCCGCACCTGCGGTCTTGAGTAGCGCCGAACGCTGACGGAGAACCCGATCGTAGTCGGAACGTGTTGCCGCCCAACGTGGTCCGCGCTGTGCCACCAACTCGTCGATGAAGCGTCGTCGTTCGGAGGGGTCCCCCCGGATCAACATCAGGTCTTCGGGTGCGAACATCACCGCGCGCAGGATCCCGAGAATGTCACGGGACCGACGCGAGGGGCTGCCGTTGACAGTCGCCTTGTTGGCACCGTCGGCCTTGATCTGCAACTGCACGGTGAGCTCACGGCCGGCGTTCTCCACCGTCGCCGTGACCAGGGCGGCGTCGGCGCCGCTGTGGACGAGCGGAGCGTCGGAGCTCACCCGGTGTGATCTCAGATGTGCCAGATAGAAGACGGCCTCGAGGAGGTTGGTCTTGCCGAATCCGTTGCGGCCCACGAAAATGGTGGGTTCGGGGCGCAGGGTCAGATCGATCTCGCCCCAGGACCGGAAGTCACGCAGACGCAGGTCGCGAACGTACACGTCAATCCGCGGCAGGCGTACCGGTTTCGCCGACCGAACGCCCCTGCTTGTCGGTCACCGCATGTCCGCCGAACTGGTTGCGCAACGCGGACACCGCCTTCAGCGCGGGTGATCCCTGATCCTGACGAGACGCGAATCGCGCGAACAGCGCGGCCGAGATGACGTTGGCCGGTACCGAATGCCGGATGGCTTCCTCGACGGTCCACCGTCCCTCGCCGGAATCCGTGGTGTAGTCGGAGATCTCGGAGAATCCAGGATCCTCCTGGAGCGCCCGCACCAGCAGTTCCAGCAGCCAGGACCGGACAACCGTCCCCTGGGTCCAGG contains:
- a CDS encoding NAD(P)/FAD-dependent oxidoreductase → MSATTNTVYTDFSGWIDPPADVRPPLRENLTCSVAVIGGGLAGMATALRLAEHGVDTILLEAAFCGHGAGSRNAGQLASAPGGDIQLLDMLYRKQMPAIVRLTENAAAHVEGLIATRGIDCDYEATGNVFAAVSRGQLGRTRRIAKILRTAGAEVEEGNARELGIPHGFLGGMREVHGGIMNPGKFLRGLRTAVLGSSARVFEQSKVTDIVRDGCDVVVETPGGVVWAGTVVLATNAYAGEWDITPKRLSSPMWVTEAETEPIDPERLAALGWTSRAGLVTQHNIMENYRLTARNTIVFGVRKIERAVEYPLPERTPDPSVVAELTEAFARRFPTLADVAVARAWGGWIGITSSWLPVAGTTGGNVYYSLACNGHGLAQAPYIGALIADRIATGTMPEDLRTVWTEQPRFGRAVGLIMGRLGVRAAWALDRFNDALNGSKRIARRRYAHATAADTESPRELDVRSGEHR
- the gyrA gene encoding DNA gyrase subunit A, whose protein sequence is MTDTTLPPADGAGDRIEPVDLGQEMQNSYIDYAMSVIVGRALPEVRDGLKPVHRRLLYASFDAGFRPDRSYVKSAKPVAETMGNYHPHGDTAIYDALVRLAQPWSMRYPLIDGQGNFGSRGNDGAAAMRYTEARLTPLAMEMLRDIDKETVDFTPNYDGKTNEPTVLPSRIPNLLINGSGGIAVGMATNIPPHNLNEVAAAVFWALDNPEADDEALLAACMDCVKGPDFPTAALIVGGQGIKDAYTTGRGSVRMRSVVDIEENKGTTTLVVTELPYQVNPDNLIQSIAEQVNEGKLKGISRIEDQSSDRVGMRIVVTLRRDAVAKVVLNNLYKHSQLQTSFGVNMLSIVDGVPRTLRLDQMIRYYVEHQIDVIVRRTRYLLRKAEERAHILRGLVKALDALDEVIALIRASANTESARTGLMDLLEIDEIQADAILAMQLRRLSALERQKIVDELAEIEREIADYQDILAKPERQRAIVRDELTEVVEKYGDDRRTKIIAADGDVSDEDLIAREDVVVTITETGYAKRTRTDLYRSQRRGGKGVQGAGLKQDDIVKHFFVSSTHDWILFFTTKGRVYRAKAYELPEANRTARGQHVANLLAFQPEERIAQVIQLKTYQDAPYLVLATRNGLVKKSKLEDFDSNRSGGIAAINLRGEDELVGAQLCSADDDLLLVSQKGQSIRFHADDEALRPMGRQTSGVQGMRFNGDDELLSLNVVREGTYLLVATSGGYAKRTAMDDYPVQGRGGKGVLTIQHDRRRGEIVGALIVDDDSELYAITSGGGVIRTGAKQVRRAGRQTKGVRLMNLGEGTTLLAIARNADEPDEDPEASAGPGK
- the gyrB gene encoding DNA topoisomerase (ATP-hydrolyzing) subunit B, which translates into the protein MADTNDTNQSDSAAAKKSRKPKKSGEYGADSISILEGLEAVRKRPGMYIGSTGERGLHHLIWEVVDNSVDEAMAGHASRVDVTLLEDGGVQVVDDGRGIPVDMHKTGVPTVEVVMTQLHAGGKFDSEAYAVSGGLHGVGISVVNALSTKVELEINYGGYHWDQTYDYAKPGPLNQGEATRKTGTTVRFWPDAKIFESTTFSAETIARRLQEMAFLNKGLTITLTDNRLSDEAAVAEAEMDEGDDSAESIKSEAEKAQKAAKVRTRTYHYADGLIDYIKHLNRTKNAIHASVIGFTAKGTGHELEIAMQWNAGYSESVHTFANTINTHEGGTHEEGFRAALTSTVNKYAYDKKLLKEKDGKLTGDDIREGLAAVISVKVGDPQFEGQTKTKLGNTEVKSFVQKTCNEHLGHWFEANPAEAKTIVKKAVDSAQARLAARKARELVRRKTATDIGGLPGKLADCRSNDPSKCEVYIVEGDSAGGSAKSGRDSMYQAILPLRGKIINVEKARIDRVLKNTEVQSIITAFGTGIHDEFDLAKLRYHKIVLMADADVDGQHISTLLLTLLFRFMRPLVEHGHVFLAQPPLYKLKWQKSDPEFAYSDRERDGLLEAGRAAGRKINVDDGIQRYKGLGEMNAKELWETTMDPSVRVLRQVTLDDAAAADELFSILMGEDVAARRSFIARNAKDVRFLDV
- a CDS encoding DUF3566 domain-containing protein; protein product: MSSPNTPDDKKPTNGDVGPHAASGPGAQAPGSGGEPNSHGPGTGPQGSGPGGLVPPWQRGPNGSGTAQAPTGPNGSPQHGEGPNGTAHQPGPPPRGIVSATAAASMAGQQAPITKLDDPRGDSAASNFRGESSGPRGSTATATDESTEKFVESPTRNIERNDLPGEKLPNLDAIHHVNAQPAAQQTAARSAPTSIGGRPLRAAVQIRRIDPWATFKIAAVLSVAGFLIWMISVAVLYLILDGMGVWDQVNSSFGTLVTADGSSSEGDIIGAGSVFGWAVLLGAINAILLTALATIGAYIYNLCADMIGGAEVTLADLD
- a CDS encoding IS110 family transposase → MTSLADVVEIVIGVDTHVGTHSAAIIHAGTGAVIDEITVSTTEEGYQELLDFTEPHPALRAWAIEGTGSHGAGLTRLLDDELVIELDRPARMKRRNGAKSDPLDAVRAGREALSRTLNGTPRGNGDRQALSVLLAARRSAVDAYTTAQRQIHGLIIAAPTVLRDKLRGHNTAQMVTIAAGWRINTVWDTETRTTATILKTLARRVRDLKAEAAVHEKAIKTIVNSWRPDVLDIHGVGPIVAAVVLCAWSHPGRIHSEAAFAMLAGAAPIPATSGQVTTRYRLNRYGDRQLNRALHTVVLTRQRYDDQTKTYTERRTTEGKTPREIRRCLKRFIARQIFRQLEHQHA
- the recF gene encoding DNA replication/repair protein RecF (All proteins in this family for which functions are known are DNA-binding proteins that assist the filamentation of RecA onto DNA for the initiation of recombination or recombinational repair.), with protein sequence MYVRDLRLRDFRSWGEIDLTLRPEPTIFVGRNGFGKTNLLEAVFYLAHLRSHRVSSDAPLVHSGADAALVTATVENAGRELTVQLQIKADGANKATVNGSPSRRSRDILGILRAVMFAPEDLMLIRGDPSERRRFIDELVAQRGPRWAATRSDYDRVLRQRSALLKTAGAALRRGGSDADSVISTLDVWDGQLADLGGQVTAARIEVLRALTPHVTESYAAIAPHSRPATLSYRAAAGSDVVPPDDAPVSADEIGAILLARLGELRSKEIDRGVSLVGPHRDDIDIVLGDDVAKGFASHGESWSLALALRLGSVELVRADGVEPVIMLDDVFAELDAQRRAQLVAFTESAEQLLVTAAVADDIPSAIAGRRVNVGVTEENGPRRSVVSGDDIGEGGT
- a CDS encoding DUF721 family protein; amino-acid sequence: MSDDPAVPERSSSPAPSSGYELARQALEEARAAARAAGKSVGQGRSSPITGPRRNAGRRRRWSGSGPDGRDPQPLGRLAGHIAKERGWQPHIGQGTLFGMWEQIVGTDIAAHAQPTTLGDNVLHIQAESTAWATQLRYMQSTILAKIAAAVGDGMVTSLRITGPKAPSWRKGPRHISGRGPRDTYG